Within Saccharomycodes ludwigii strain NBRC 1722 chromosome IV, whole genome shotgun sequence, the genomic segment aaataacacttttataaataagCATAATGCGCATGGTCCTAATTCTGGGAAATTGATTGTGTTAATGAGCTTATTGGCTGAAGTTAGACAAAACACTGATGATAAAGTGGTTATTGTTTCCAACTACACTCAAACACTAGATATCAttcaaaatttattgataagCAATAACATGTCGTTTTCTAGACTAGACGGATCAATAGCCAATAAACAACGAATTGTATTGgtgaataattttaataggATGAGCAGTGAAGAAAACTTTGCATTTTTGCTAAGCGCCAAATCAGGTGGTGTTGGATTAAATCTTGTTGGTGCTAATAGGTTAATTCTTTTTGACAATGATTGGAATCCAGCCATAGACTTGCAGGCCATGGGGAGAATTCATAGAGATGGCCAAAAAAAGgaatgttttatttataggCTGATAACTACAGGGTGTATAGATgagaaaatttttcaacgtcaattaatgaaaattaacttgtccaaaaaaattttggaaataaatGCAGGAGGCAATGAAAAAACTGTTCCAGTTGACGGAGGGGAAGAAAGTGAGACGGCAAGTGACGATTATGAAGAGgaaaattcaaatattttttttgatcatgatttaaaagatttattcACTATTAGAACAGATACAAAGTCTAATACACACGATTTAGTTTGTTCGTGCTCTGGGGATGGCTCGGTTGTAGTGGATACTgccaaaaatgaaaaacataGGATTAAAAATGCGATAGAAGGATCTGATTCGATAGTTAATGGGTGGGTTAACGCTTTGCAACTTAAAGAACAAATAGAAAACCAAAATAAAGAGCTAGAATTGAAGAAGCAAAAAATTATGGAAAAGTGTTTGTACGGTTACAAACATATTGACCCgcaaattaataaaaaaaagttatatgATAGTATGTTAAGAAAATCTATCAACGAACAGGTTTCATTTTtactagaaaaaaatgatatatgaaccaaattttattacttacattattatttttgattcaACAGGTAATATACAAgcatacatatatatatatataagttatttaatatttgctCTCATCCTAGCTTCTGCAGCTCTAGCCCTTTGCTCTCTCATTAGTCTCATTCTTTGCTCGGGATTCAACGAATTTAAAGTTTGTTGTACATTAGATGGAGCCAATTCTATGCTATTTACCTTTTTCGATGCTTTGTCTGAACCCAATCTCTGTTCTACTAcacctttttttatataattttctcttttcaaGTTTTCCTGTTCCAACTTAATTTTTGCTAATTGCTCGTTCATATGTTCTTCCTCTTGTTTCTTCAATTCCTCTTTCTCTTTATCAATATGCTCTCTGGTCAAGGGAACACCAACATGAGCATCTGTGTCCCAATTACAATGCTCCTCTCCTAAACTGTTTCTAGCCAATTGGAACATTTGTTGAGTTTCCAAATTTGAAGCTAAATCGGCTGCAACTTTACCGTGGAGATTTTTTATAGTTGGGTCAGCCTTTAATGTATTTAgcaatatataaattacaTTTTTTAGACCATTAGCAGCAGCGTAATGTAGCAAAGTCGGTGTTGTTGATCTGTATTGATCAAGGGGTTGCAACGCAAAATCAATGCCtagattgttttttttcaaataggATATTAAAAGAGGAATCTTAGATTTTTTAACCAACTGGATTAATTCTTTTGTATGTTTAATCTCAACTGGCGTTTCAACCTGGTTATTTCCCCCCTTTGACAGGTCTTGTTGTTTTGCAACTTTATTAATAGCAAATGATTGTTTCtcagtttcttttttcctttttttttcaggcCTATTCAATATATCAAGGTAAGTTAACTTGCACCAGGCTCTCTTTAATTCAGAAGCAGTTGGTCTTTTGGTAATAAAGGGGAAGTTTTTTATCCTGTGATCATTTTGTTGCAAAACGTTATCATcaaataacatttttttgttatattgaCCGTTCcctctaataaaaatatacttGCAACTTTTTAGAAAAGGAGACCATTCTTTCAGTAAGTTGGCAATATCTTCCTTTAGGGCTCTTTCATTGTATCTACGTAGATTACTCCCAGCAGAATTTGCTTTGCCCTTTGCATTATCATTAGCACTTTGTGTACCACCTTGTTTCCTTCTGGTTGTATATCTATGAAATGTTTTTTGATGTAACAAATTAACCATTTGCTCGGATATCGATAAATCtagttttttattaaatgtaATGTTTTTAAGTCTTTTATGAGAAACAATAGCGCCGGCAAAATGACCACCACCAATCATAAAAATAGCGGATGTTTCATCCTCTTGCAGTTGCAAGTTTCCCTTTAACTCTTTCAATGGATAGTCACTGTCACTgaataaaactttataaGCAcccaatattttattttcaggAATCAGCTTACTTTTCATGAAGATATAAGGtgattttgtatttaaaaaacttgcctgcttattattattattcttcttctcaGCGGTTGTTAACAGTGAAGCCtgtttcatatttttttcaaaagcaGTAGTTAAACCATCTTTTTCTATCTCATATAATCTGTCACCATCCTGAGCATCTTCATCCTCAACATCACTATCCGAGCCAGAAATACTTTCTGTGTCATTATTTACAATTGATTCGAATTCTTCCTCATTTACTAGAGGTAAGTTATGTAATCGccttttaatattgaatCTATGGAAATCAGTCTTATAATGTTCTCTGTTAGAAATGTCGGTACTACAGGCATTACAGAAGCTAGCATCTTTACTAAATTCAATTacgttatttttaatattggaATTAGTATCAGTGGAATTAGCATTATTGTTGATTGTTTCTATATCGTTTTCATCAAAATACATCAATTCTAACGAATCTAATATTTCTTTGGAgcaatgaaaaatatagagatcatcttttttaacATGATATGTGCTATCCATTATGTGGATGTGTATATGTTCACTcagttttttctttttatttatttttttttcacatttTAAAGTGGTAATTGTAATAAGAATCTGTAAAATTATCATTCTtgtgaatattttttttttttcttcttttccctgaacgaaaaaaaagaaaaagaaaaaaaaaaaaaaaaaaaaaaaaaaaaaaagataaaactgctattaaattttctttcttggTTTCAAGTTCTTCATAAGCAACAATGTAATAGTAATTTCATCATCACAGTATTCAAAGTTaactaatttttaaatcatgttttttttttattatttaaaagaaataaattctaatttatcaaaagaAACTATTTATAATCTTTATGAACAAAATATGGAAAACCTTATAATCAGCAACATATAcaagagggaaaaaaaaaattacggtgaaataataatagacaTATTCATTGACTACCGATTTTATGACACTCCTCTAAAAAAACTCTGATTTTCTCTGTATCCATAAACGGATGGGTACCATGACCAAGATTAACTATATAATGTTGTTTACCACCACCAAAGCCTGATATCATTTTAGCAACTTTGGACTTAATGATTTCATCAGTACCATATATAACACCTGGATCCAAATTACCTTGTAAAGTGATACGCCcattattgattttaacaGCTTCTTTTGGATCCCACAACCAATCTAAAGAAACACAATCATAACCAGAATTACAGAGCTTGTCTAAAGCATACCAAGAACCTTTACTAAAAACTATCATTGGaatcttttctttaatacCCAACTCTTGTAACCTAATTGGAACTTTGGTGgcaattttctttaaatatgGCAAAGAAAATTCGTCAAAATCA encodes:
- the VMS1 gene encoding Vms1p (similar to Saccharomyces cerevisiae YDR049W | VMS1 | VCP/Cdc48-associated Mitochondrial Stress-responsive), with the translated sequence MDSTYHVKKDDLYIFHCSKEILDSLELMYFDENDIETINNNANSTDTNSNIKNNVIEFSKDASFCNACSTDISNREHYKTDFHRFNIKRRLHNLPLVNEEEFESIVNNDTESISGSDSDVEDEDAQDGDRLYEIEKDGLTTAFEKNMKQASLLTTAEKKNNNNKQASFLNTKSPYIFMKSKLIPENKILGAYKVLFSDSDYPLKELKGNLQLQEDETSAIFMIGGGHFAGAIVSHKRLKNITFNKKLDLSISEQMVNLLHQKTFHRYTTRRKQGGTQSANDNAKGKANSAGSNLRRYNERALKEDIANLLKEWSPFLKSCKYIFIRGNGQYNKKMLFDDNVLQQNDHRIKNFPFITKRPTASELKRAWCKLTYLDILNRPEKKRKKETEKQSFAINKVAKQQDLSKGGNNQVETPVEIKHTKELIQLVKKSKIPLLISYLKKNNLGIDFALQPLDQYRSTTPTLLHYAAANGLKNVIYILLNTLKADPTIKNLHGKVAADLASNLETQQMFQLARNSLGEEHCNWDTDAHVGVPLTREHIDKEKEELKKQEEEHMNEQLAKIKLEQENLKRENYIKKGVVEQRLGSDKASKKVNSIELAPSNVQQTLNSLNPEQRMRLMREQRARAAEARMRANIK